The window ACTTTTTCTTCTTCGCGTTTCCCCTTGATGGTGATCATATCGCGCGTGATGGAAACTTGGAGATCGTCTGGCTTCACGCTGGCGATCATCGCTTTCACGATTATCGCATCAGGTGTTTGATACACATCCACTGACAATTCTCCCTCATCGCTTTCCTCATCAGCCCAGCTCTCTTTTCCAGCCACGGTGTCTTCACGGTCGTCAATAATATCCTGCTCTTCATCATCAGCAGGCATGCTTCCCGTGAGGCGTTCAAAAAAAGATCGTTTCCCTTTCATGTTTTTTATTGGTTCTTAATTCTTTTAACTTTTTCAAAGAGGAAGATCACAACCACGACGGCCATCCATAAATAGAGAAACACCGTAAAAGTATCTTCGCCGTTATTTCTTATTATAAAAAAGTTAAAGAAGGTATGCAATGCTATGGCGGTAGATAACCCGATAATCGTGCTCAGTGTCTTAATGAACGGGCCTTTATAAAAAGAAAGCCCGAGCGCGACACCGATAGACGCAGACGCGGCGACATGGAGAAGCGTTGCGCCCATGTAGCGCAGGTTGCCCGTGAGAAAACTCACCGTGATATCACCATTCACGAGCGGCCCTATCAAGAACATTGAGTTTTCCAATGCCGCAAATCCGAGCGCCACCGTGATCATATAAATAAGGGCATCTATGGGCTCATCGAAATATCTGCTTTTGAGCGCCACCAAGGTAATGGCCGAGTATTTCACTATTTCCTCTATTGCTGACCATACGATAAGAAGAGAAAGGGATGTCGGAGCGAAGAAGACAGA of the Patescibacteria group bacterium genome contains:
- a CDS encoding Hsp20/alpha crystallin family protein, with product MKGKRSFFERLTGSMPADDEEQDIIDDREDTVAGKESWADEESDEGELSVDVYQTPDAIIVKAMIASVKPDDLQVSITRDMITIKGKREEEKVVSEEDYYHKELYWGAFTRTILLPQEVEPEEAEAIEKHGLLTIILPKIDKKKVARIKVKSS
- a CDS encoding PrsW family glutamic-type intramembrane protease, translating into MADSIDPTTLFYALLGGILPAVLWLWFWLKEDMKKPEPRGLILMSFIAGMVAVMIVLPMEKLASVFFAPTSLSLLIVWSAIEEIVKYSAITLVALKSRYFDEPIDALIYMITVALGFAALENSMFLIGPLVNGDITVSFLTGNLRYMGATLLHVAASASIGVALGLSFYKGPFIKTLSTIIGLSTAIALHTFFNFFIIRNNGEDTFTVFLYLWMAVVVVIFLFEKVKRIKNQ